In the genome of Flavobacteriales bacterium, one region contains:
- the mnmG gene encoding tRNA uridine-5-carboxymethylaminomethyl(34) synthesis enzyme MnmG, whose protein sequence is MIGDYDVIVVGAGHAGCEAAYAAANLGSRVLLVTMNMGTIAQMSCNPAMGGIAKGQIVREIDAMGGGSGIVTDRTMIQFRMLNRSKGPAMWSPRAQSDRLLFAQEWRWLLEANPLVDFWQDMVNGLIVEKNQVMGVETSMGQKFRAKAVVLTNGTFLNGLIHLGEKQYGGGRAGEKAATGITEQLVRMGFTHGRMKTGTPPRVDGRSLNYDKMAEQPGDEEITGFSFTHIPKPASQRSCYITYTNTEVHDILRTGFDQSPMFSGRIQGLGPRYCPSIEDKIERFSGKDQHQIFVEPEGWNTVEIYVNGFSTSLPEDVQYKALKKIPGFEQVKMFRPGYAIEYDFFPPTQLHHTLETKLISGLYFAGQINGTTGYEEAGCQGLMAGINAHQKVRGLDPVVLNRDEAYIGVLIDDLVTKGTNEPYRMFTSRAEYRLMLRQDNADQRLTPLAHRIGLASDARMQHTQNKIKAKHELLEFLKKENIEPADINPILNEIDSAPIKQKLKLIQLLARPNVTCAALAKCSPSLTNFLGTLKNLKEDTMLQCEIQIKYEGYMERERELADKVNRLEGIHLHDELDYHRLTSLSSEAREKLTQIRPKTVGQAARISGVSPSDISVLMIYLGR, encoded by the coding sequence ATGATAGGTGACTACGATGTGATTGTAGTGGGTGCCGGACATGCTGGTTGTGAAGCTGCCTATGCAGCGGCCAACCTCGGTTCTCGTGTGCTTTTGGTAACCATGAATATGGGTACCATCGCACAGATGTCCTGCAATCCTGCAATGGGTGGCATTGCCAAAGGGCAAATTGTGCGTGAGATTGATGCCATGGGCGGTGGATCCGGCATTGTAACAGATCGCACCATGATCCAGTTTCGAATGCTGAACCGCTCAAAAGGTCCAGCCATGTGGAGTCCACGTGCGCAAAGTGACAGATTGTTATTTGCCCAGGAATGGCGGTGGCTGCTGGAAGCCAACCCCCTTGTTGATTTCTGGCAGGACATGGTCAACGGACTCATTGTTGAAAAGAATCAAGTGATGGGTGTTGAAACCAGCATGGGGCAAAAATTTCGGGCAAAAGCGGTTGTACTGACCAATGGAACCTTCCTGAATGGTCTCATTCATTTGGGCGAAAAACAATACGGAGGCGGCCGAGCCGGAGAAAAAGCAGCAACAGGCATCACGGAGCAATTGGTGAGGATGGGATTTACGCATGGAAGAATGAAAACCGGCACACCACCTCGGGTAGATGGTAGAAGTCTGAATTACGATAAGATGGCCGAGCAACCGGGAGATGAGGAAATAACAGGATTTTCATTCACCCACATTCCCAAACCTGCTTCCCAACGTAGCTGCTACATTACCTATACCAACACAGAAGTTCACGATATCCTAAGAACTGGGTTTGATCAATCTCCCATGTTCTCTGGCAGAATACAAGGATTGGGGCCCAGATACTGTCCTTCTATCGAAGATAAAATTGAGCGATTTTCCGGCAAAGATCAACATCAGATCTTCGTAGAACCCGAAGGTTGGAATACAGTTGAGATTTACGTGAACGGATTCTCAACATCTCTACCAGAGGATGTTCAATACAAGGCACTAAAAAAGATTCCAGGCTTTGAACAGGTGAAAATGTTCAGACCCGGTTATGCCATCGAATACGACTTCTTTCCACCCACCCAACTACACCATACCTTGGAAACCAAACTTATTTCCGGGCTATATTTTGCCGGGCAAATCAATGGAACCACAGGGTACGAAGAAGCGGGGTGTCAAGGACTCATGGCTGGGATAAATGCCCATCAAAAAGTCCGTGGTTTGGATCCGGTGGTATTAAACCGCGATGAAGCATATATTGGTGTTTTAATCGACGACCTCGTAACCAAAGGGACCAATGAACCCTACCGCATGTTTACCTCCAGGGCAGAATATCGACTTATGCTTAGACAAGACAACGCTGATCAGCGGTTAACCCCCTTGGCCCATCGCATTGGTCTTGCCTCTGACGCGCGCATGCAGCATACTCAGAATAAAATCAAAGCAAAACACGAATTGTTGGAGTTTTTAAAAAAGGAGAACATAGAGCCTGCAGATATAAATCCAATCCTCAATGAAATTGACAGTGCCCCAATCAAACAAAAACTTAAACTAATTCAATTGCTGGCTCGACCCAATGTTACCTGCGCAGCATTGGCAAAATGTTCTCCATCCCTAACCAACTTCCTGGGAACCTTGAAAAATTTGAAAGAAGACACCATGCTTCAGTGCGAAATACAGATCAAATACGAGGGATATATGGAAAGGGAAAGGGAACTTGCAGATAAGGTAAACAGACTGGAGGGCATTCACCTTCACGATGAACTGGACTATCACAGATTAACTTCCTTATCCTCGGAAGCCAGAGAAAAATTAACCCAGATTCGACCTAAAACCGTCGGACAAGCAGCACGCATCAGTGGTGTGAGTCCCTCTGATATTTCGGTTCTAATGATCTATTTAGGAAGATGA
- a CDS encoding DUF4175 domain-containing protein yields MGANDYDILLGKLNAFVRKYYKNQVIRGGLYAVAVSLGFYILFTISEYFGHFNTGTRTAIFWLYVGGILFVLSRFIFIPLARIYRIGKVLSHEQAASIIGRHFPDVKDKLLNALQLKKMASESAGNMDLIHASILQKTEELRPIPFAHAVNFAENKKYLKYAIPPLAVLLVMLFAAPSVLRDGTKRLLEHRTYFERLAPFRFQLENDKMEAIQHDDFTLKVVMQGSELPEHVSLETDGNVVMLSKDQTNRFHYVFRNLQDDVHFRLSGNGFSSEEYVLKVIPNPIVLNFEVSLDYPAYTGRTDETLRNIGDLDIPAGTNVKWKFTTQNTRGITMRFHEQAFEGAQQGENIFAMNHRFLESDQYTLRSYNDLIQSQDSVTYAVQVTPDQYPSIEVAQRMDSTMLQKWFFAGMIRDDYGFKNLYFHYQFLHSKDPEKSGLKSEALHVEPGSTQSRFYYEWDASQLDVQPGEEISYYFEVWDNDGVHGSKSSRTEKMVFKAPSLTELEKKNDEANKQVKNDLESSIKAARQLQRDMNNLNRQILEKKELGWEETKKMKDLIEQQKELEKKVNDIRDQNLKNRNEQEKYKSLDPELLDKQRQLNELFDKLMTDEMKDLFKEMEKLLNDMNREQMQEMLEKMKVGEKDLEKELDRSLEIFKQLEFEQKLNEVKENMEKLAEQQDKLADQTEEKAAPKEELLKKQEDIKKDFEEAEKKLDQLDKLNQELEKPHSMENMDEEKQNATDQMQQGSEQLEQSKQQKASKSQKNASQSMKQIASKLGDMQAQMGGEAMTEDLQALRALLENLVQLSFDQENLMDRLVKVDRNSPSYVAINQEQKKLKDDAKMIEDSLFALSKRVMQIEPIVNREISAVNMNMEKAMEYLSEAHMGRNYESMAAERQQYVMTSVNNLALLLDEIAQQMQSQMQNQKGTPGTGSCNKPGGMGQKPGMANMKQLQEQLNKQIEQLKKEGQKPGGMGGKGSMSEQLAKLAAQQEAIRNELQKLNQELNKDGKKSLGDMEGLMKQMEETEKDLVNKRLTQEMFNRQQQIMTRLLESEKAERERELDEKRESKEGKNKENSNPEDYLKYKTMKLRDVELLKTVPPTLSPYYKRKINDYFNQYNKG; encoded by the coding sequence ATGGGAGCAAACGATTACGACATACTGTTAGGCAAACTGAATGCCTTTGTAAGAAAGTATTATAAAAACCAGGTCATCCGGGGAGGCCTTTATGCGGTCGCCGTTTCACTTGGGTTTTATATACTGTTTACGATATCCGAGTATTTCGGACACTTCAACACAGGCACGCGAACGGCCATTTTCTGGTTGTATGTAGGAGGTATCCTGTTCGTACTCTCCCGATTTATCTTTATTCCGCTTGCACGGATATATCGCATCGGCAAAGTGCTTTCACATGAACAGGCCGCATCGATCATCGGCCGTCATTTCCCTGATGTGAAGGACAAATTATTGAATGCCCTTCAACTTAAAAAAATGGCTTCGGAATCTGCCGGAAACATGGATCTGATCCATGCTTCCATCCTTCAAAAAACCGAAGAACTTCGTCCAATACCATTTGCTCACGCCGTCAATTTTGCCGAGAACAAAAAATACCTGAAATATGCCATTCCTCCGCTGGCTGTCCTGCTGGTCATGCTTTTTGCTGCACCTTCGGTCTTAAGGGATGGAACAAAACGTCTGCTGGAACATCGCACTTATTTTGAGCGACTGGCGCCTTTTCGTTTTCAACTTGAGAATGATAAAATGGAAGCTATTCAGCATGATGACTTTACCTTGAAAGTTGTGATGCAGGGGTCTGAACTGCCGGAACATGTATCCCTTGAAACGGATGGCAATGTTGTAATGCTATCGAAGGATCAGACCAATCGCTTTCACTATGTATTCCGCAACTTGCAGGATGATGTTCATTTCCGGCTATCCGGAAACGGATTCTCATCAGAGGAATATGTGCTGAAAGTCATCCCCAATCCAATCGTACTGAATTTTGAGGTATCTCTGGATTATCCGGCTTATACCGGACGCACCGACGAGACCCTGCGTAACATCGGCGATCTGGACATTCCGGCAGGCACCAATGTGAAATGGAAATTCACCACCCAGAACACCCGTGGCATTACAATGAGGTTTCATGAACAGGCTTTTGAAGGAGCACAGCAAGGTGAAAATATCTTTGCGATGAACCATCGTTTCCTGGAAAGCGATCAGTATACCTTACGCAGCTACAATGACCTGATCCAAAGCCAGGATTCAGTCACATATGCAGTTCAGGTAACACCCGATCAGTATCCGAGTATTGAAGTGGCCCAACGCATGGACTCAACCATGCTTCAAAAATGGTTTTTTGCAGGAATGATACGTGACGATTATGGGTTCAAAAACCTGTACTTCCACTACCAGTTTCTGCATTCAAAAGACCCTGAAAAATCTGGTTTGAAATCAGAAGCGTTGCATGTAGAACCGGGTAGCACCCAATCCAGGTTCTATTATGAGTGGGATGCAAGTCAACTGGACGTGCAACCGGGTGAAGAGATCAGTTACTACTTTGAGGTATGGGACAATGATGGTGTTCATGGCAGTAAATCTTCCCGAACCGAAAAGATGGTTTTCAAAGCCCCTTCCCTTACAGAATTGGAGAAGAAAAATGATGAAGCCAACAAACAGGTAAAAAATGACCTGGAATCTTCCATTAAGGCCGCACGGCAATTGCAACGGGACATGAACAACCTGAACAGGCAAATCCTTGAGAAGAAAGAGTTGGGGTGGGAAGAAACCAAAAAGATGAAAGATCTCATCGAGCAACAAAAGGAGTTGGAAAAGAAAGTAAATGACATCCGTGACCAGAACCTGAAGAACCGTAACGAACAAGAAAAATACAAAAGTCTGGATCCCGAACTTCTTGACAAACAGCGGCAACTGAACGAGCTATTCGACAAGTTGATGACCGACGAAATGAAAGACCTGTTTAAGGAAATGGAAAAGCTCCTGAATGATATGAACAGGGAACAAATGCAGGAAATGCTGGAAAAGATGAAAGTGGGTGAAAAAGACCTGGAGAAGGAATTGGATCGGAGCCTGGAAATCTTCAAACAACTGGAATTTGAGCAAAAACTCAATGAAGTGAAAGAGAATATGGAGAAGCTTGCTGAACAGCAAGACAAACTTGCAGACCAAACCGAAGAAAAAGCAGCCCCGAAGGAAGAACTTTTAAAGAAGCAGGAGGATATAAAGAAGGATTTTGAGGAGGCGGAAAAGAAATTGGATCAATTGGACAAGTTGAACCAGGAATTGGAAAAACCCCATTCCATGGAAAACATGGATGAGGAAAAACAGAATGCAACTGATCAGATGCAGCAGGGTTCGGAACAGCTGGAACAAAGCAAACAGCAGAAAGCAAGTAAAAGCCAGAAGAACGCCAGCCAAAGCATGAAACAAATAGCCAGCAAACTAGGAGACATGCAGGCACAAATGGGTGGGGAGGCCATGACGGAAGACCTTCAGGCTTTGCGTGCACTGCTCGAGAACCTGGTACAGCTTTCTTTTGACCAGGAAAACCTGATGGACCGGCTCGTGAAAGTGGATCGCAACAGTCCTAGTTATGTAGCCATTAACCAAGAACAAAAAAAGCTGAAGGATGATGCAAAAATGATTGAGGATTCACTGTTCGCGCTTAGTAAACGGGTTATGCAAATCGAGCCAATTGTTAACCGGGAAATAAGCGCGGTTAATATGAATATGGAAAAAGCCATGGAATACCTTTCCGAAGCCCACATGGGTAGAAACTACGAAAGCATGGCTGCTGAACGTCAGCAATATGTAATGACTTCCGTGAACAACCTGGCCCTGCTTTTGGATGAGATTGCCCAGCAAATGCAAAGCCAAATGCAGAATCAAAAAGGCACCCCGGGTACAGGCAGTTGCAACAAACCGGGGGGCATGGGACAAAAACCCGGAATGGCCAATATGAAGCAATTGCAGGAGCAACTGAACAAACAAATAGAGCAGTTGAAAAAAGAAGGTCAAAAACCTGGAGGCATGGGAGGAAAAGGGTCGATGAGTGAGCAACTGGCCAAACTAGCCGCACAGCAAGAAGCGATTAGAAACGAACTACAGAAACTCAATCAGGAATTAAATAAGGATGGTAAAAAGTCGTTGGGCGACATGGAAGGCCTGATGAAGCAGATGGAGGAAACAGAAAAAGATCTGGTCAACAAACGCCTGACCCAGGAAATGTTCAATCGCCAACAACAGATCATGACGCGTTTGCTGGAATCTGAGAAAGCCGAAAGGGAACGGGAGTTGGACGAAAAAAGAGAGTCAAAGGAGGGAAAAAATAAGGAAAACAGTAACCCTGAAGATTATTTAAAGTATAAGACCATGAAATTGCGGGATGTGGAGTTGCTTAAGACGGTCCCACCTACGCTGAGCCCCTATTACAAAAGGAAAATTAACGATTACTTTAACCAGTACAATAAAGGGTAA
- a CDS encoding zinc carboxypeptidase encodes MHLKRNTFALLFFFFLFARAQEPTSYYLPDGVHLNPNIPSPEQYLGWPLGKWHVSHDQLVGYMQMLSGMSDRMNLETYGKSEEDRPLLIATISSPSNLQHLEEIRKHHLELADPSVSKESNIDHMPVVVYMGYSIHGNEASGMNASMLVAYYLAAVQDAHVDSVLQNEVILIDPCMNPDGSQRFASWVNAHKSQTLATNPNSREFNEAWPKGRTNHYWFDLNRDWLPLQQIESKDRIEVYHRWKPNVLTDHHEMGTNSTFFFQPGVPSRTNPLTPEENFNLTERIGHYHARALDKIGSLYYTKESFDDYYYGKGSTYPDINGGVGILFEQASSRGHKQQSIHGELTFAFTIRNQFTTSLSTMDAALDLRLPLLNFQRDFYQSALMDAKKDPIRAYVVSCPEDPVRFFYMQEILEHHRIRMYSLNKSVAETDQSFDAGKSLIIPLQQPQYRLIKALFESPRSFQDSLFYDVSSWTLPLAFNVRYVALDRKHFRNDMVGAEVGPLSHPVGKVYGEKSDYGYVFQWDACQAPRLVSALLRRNLVVKTATKPFTSFTAAGSRDFGYGTVLVPAQRQGALGEKEIYSLLKELAAKEGIDIFSLTTSLTLKGIDIGSPGFVTIRRPKVLLVVGDGVNPYDAGEVWQLLDKQVGMDVVMVEKSLFNTMELESFNTVVMVDGIYSELTVKTSDKLQEWVEDGGTLIATRSAIQWCRERQLINLVVKEHKLKRDSLLGPNRDYAYLDRDRGSQAIGGAIFETKVDLTHPLCYGISGEILPVFRRDTVFYLPPRNRYATPVIYSEQPLLSGYASQQMRDLVKGSAAVSVHVSGKGRIICMADDPNFRGFWYGTQKLFVNAVFFGPIVDKYAAEPVPRQRQVERKDKPANYED; translated from the coding sequence ATGCATCTCAAGCGCAATACTTTCGCGTTACTCTTCTTCTTTTTCCTGTTTGCCAGGGCGCAGGAACCTACCTCGTATTACTTGCCTGATGGGGTTCATCTTAACCCGAACATACCTTCACCTGAGCAGTACCTCGGATGGCCCCTAGGTAAATGGCACGTGAGCCATGATCAACTGGTGGGATATATGCAAATGCTCTCCGGAATGTCCGATAGGATGAACCTGGAAACATATGGAAAGTCTGAAGAGGACCGGCCCCTGTTGATTGCAACCATCTCTTCACCTTCCAATCTTCAACATTTAGAGGAAATCCGGAAGCATCACCTTGAGTTGGCAGATCCATCGGTCAGTAAGGAAAGCAACATAGATCACATGCCGGTGGTGGTGTACATGGGTTACAGTATCCATGGAAATGAAGCCAGCGGCATGAATGCTTCCATGCTGGTAGCGTACTACCTGGCTGCAGTACAGGATGCACATGTAGATTCGGTGCTACAAAATGAAGTGATTCTGATCGACCCCTGTATGAATCCCGATGGAAGCCAACGGTTCGCGTCATGGGTCAATGCACACAAGAGTCAAACGCTTGCCACCAACCCCAACAGCAGGGAATTCAATGAAGCATGGCCAAAGGGAAGAACCAATCACTACTGGTTTGATCTGAATCGGGATTGGCTCCCCTTGCAGCAAATAGAAAGTAAAGACCGCATTGAGGTGTACCATAGGTGGAAGCCCAACGTATTGACTGATCATCACGAGATGGGTACCAATTCGACCTTCTTCTTTCAACCAGGTGTCCCATCCCGTACCAACCCCCTGACACCAGAGGAAAACTTTAATCTGACCGAAAGAATCGGGCATTATCACGCGCGTGCCCTGGATAAAATCGGATCCTTGTATTATACCAAGGAATCGTTCGACGATTACTATTATGGCAAAGGTTCCACTTATCCTGATATCAACGGGGGGGTGGGTATCTTGTTTGAACAGGCAAGTTCCCGGGGGCACAAGCAACAAAGTATTCATGGAGAACTAACCTTCGCATTCACCATCCGCAACCAGTTCACAACTTCACTCTCAACCATGGATGCCGCATTGGATCTGAGACTTCCCTTGTTGAACTTCCAGAGAGACTTTTATCAGTCTGCATTGATGGATGCAAAGAAAGACCCGATTCGGGCTTATGTGGTAAGCTGCCCGGAAGACCCTGTCCGATTTTTTTACATGCAGGAAATATTGGAACATCATCGGATTCGCATGTACAGTCTCAACAAATCCGTGGCAGAGACCGATCAGTCTTTTGATGCGGGAAAGTCGCTGATAATACCTTTACAACAGCCCCAATACCGCCTGATTAAGGCTTTGTTTGAATCGCCTCGTTCTTTTCAGGACAGTCTCTTTTATGATGTATCCAGCTGGACCCTCCCGTTGGCATTTAACGTGAGGTATGTAGCCCTGGATCGAAAGCACTTCCGAAATGATATGGTGGGTGCAGAAGTAGGACCTCTATCACATCCTGTAGGTAAGGTATACGGAGAGAAGAGTGACTATGGTTATGTGTTTCAGTGGGATGCATGTCAGGCCCCCCGTTTGGTAAGTGCGTTGTTGAGAAGAAATCTGGTGGTTAAAACAGCAACCAAACCTTTCACATCGTTCACCGCTGCAGGTAGCCGGGATTTCGGTTACGGAACTGTTTTGGTGCCAGCCCAGCGGCAGGGTGCTTTAGGGGAAAAGGAGATTTACAGCTTGTTGAAAGAACTCGCTGCAAAAGAAGGCATCGATATATTCAGTCTCACCACAAGCCTAACCCTCAAAGGTATCGATATTGGCAGCCCGGGTTTCGTTACCATCCGTCGACCGAAGGTCTTGCTGGTTGTGGGGGATGGTGTGAATCCGTACGATGCCGGAGAGGTATGGCAGTTGTTGGATAAGCAGGTGGGAATGGATGTGGTGATGGTGGAAAAAAGTTTGTTCAATACCATGGAACTGGAGTCGTTTAACACCGTGGTAATGGTGGATGGGATATATAGCGAATTGACCGTGAAAACCTCTGATAAACTGCAGGAATGGGTAGAAGACGGTGGCACCTTGATAGCAACAAGAAGCGCGATTCAGTGGTGCAGGGAAAGGCAACTGATCAACCTGGTCGTCAAGGAACACAAACTGAAACGTGACAGCTTATTGGGACCGAACCGTGACTATGCTTATCTGGATAGAGATCGTGGTTCACAGGCGATCGGAGGTGCCATTTTCGAAACCAAGGTAGATCTAACCCACCCCCTGTGTTATGGTATTTCGGGAGAGATTCTGCCTGTTTTTAGAAGGGATACCGTGTTTTATCTGCCTCCTCGTAACAGGTATGCCACACCGGTAATTTATTCCGAACAACCTCTATTGAGTGGATATGCGTCCCAACAGATGCGTGACCTCGTGAAGGGCTCGGCTGCGGTCAGCGTGCACGTGTCTGGAAAAGGGCGAATCATTTGTATGGCAGACGATCCGAACTTTCGAGGCTTCTGGTACGGTACACAGAAATTATTTGTGAATGCCGTTTTCTTCGGTCCCATTGTGGACAAATATGCGGCAGAGCCCGTGCCTCGTCAGCGACAGGTGGAGCGAAAAGATAAACCTGCAAATTACGAGGATTAG
- the ybeY gene encoding rRNA maturation RNase YbeY, which produces MADPIQFFSEIDFKPNQIARRRAWLHGVIEGFQRRAGNLCFIFLDDASLLSMNQSYLHHNTYTDIITFDLSVEPPDLSGDIYISIERVKENAIQWNQSFNDELDRVLVHGVLHLVGLQDKSTAQKKRMREQEDYWLNLRSH; this is translated from the coding sequence ATGGCAGATCCCATTCAATTCTTTTCCGAGATTGATTTCAAGCCAAATCAGATAGCCAGGCGACGTGCATGGTTGCATGGCGTAATAGAGGGTTTCCAGCGACGTGCTGGAAATCTTTGTTTTATATTCCTGGATGATGCAAGCCTGCTGTCCATGAACCAATCCTATCTTCACCACAATACCTATACGGATATCATCACTTTTGATCTTTCCGTAGAACCTCCGGACCTCAGTGGTGATATTTACATAAGCATTGAGCGTGTGAAAGAAAATGCCATTCAATGGAACCAATCCTTTAATGATGAACTAGATCGGGTGCTTGTCCATGGCGTACTCCATCTCGTTGGTTTACAAGATAAGTCGACAGCACAAAAGAAACGGATGAGAGAGCAAGAGGATTATTGGCTAAATTTGCGCTCGCATTGA
- a CDS encoding sigma-70 family RNA polymerase sigma factor, translating to MSTTSRYHVSDVRISEELAWIEAAKKDPAAFEPLYNRYHEPIFRYILQRVTDKDAAFDATADVFLKALLNLYRFEFRGVPFSSWLYRIAANVLNDLFKSRKVRRAIHIDTAGLQLMAEEARWEDIEHMEFTLKMLGVALSELKDEEVQLIEMRFFEKRPFKEIAEIMGLTENNTKVKLYRLLDKIKQRLQHKHP from the coding sequence ATGTCCACCACATCCAGATACCATGTCAGCGATGTACGTATCTCCGAGGAGCTTGCGTGGATTGAAGCTGCAAAGAAGGATCCGGCCGCATTCGAACCGCTGTATAACAGGTATCATGAACCTATATTCAGATACATCCTGCAGCGGGTTACGGATAAGGATGCCGCATTCGATGCCACTGCCGATGTATTCCTAAAAGCACTCCTCAATCTTTATCGTTTTGAGTTTCGCGGGGTGCCTTTTTCTTCCTGGCTTTACCGCATAGCTGCAAACGTATTGAACGATCTTTTCAAGTCCCGAAAAGTTAGGCGAGCCATTCACATTGATACCGCAGGTCTTCAACTCATGGCAGAAGAAGCCCGCTGGGAAGACATCGAACACATGGAATTCACCTTGAAAATGTTGGGGGTGGCGCTATCGGAACTTAAGGATGAAGAAGTTCAATTGATTGAAATGAGATTTTTTGAAAAACGCCCCTTCAAGGAAATTGCCGAAATCATGGGCCTTACAGAAAACAACACCAAAGTCAAACTCTACAGGTTGCTGGACAAGATCAAGCAACGTCTTCAGCATAAGCATCCGTAA
- a CDS encoding class I SAM-dependent methyltransferase: MSHIDFLIQLCNNCDLGITSPRPPIADLGKFYESEAYISHSNTNKGIISKLYHLVREVAVKQKCRLVEKYSPHGKLLDIGCGTGQFLSACKDRGWQVMGLEPNEKARAYAKEVLRVPVEDISELPKLPIGDFQAITMWHVLEHIPDLNHHLDTIHTLLADDGTLFIAVPNKNAADAKYYGSHWAAYDVPRHLWHFSPHAMNLLLNKHGFALSHILPMLFDSYYVSLLSEKYKGSSQLTQLITGFLNGWRSNRHGKKDGNYSSLIYIAKKLKQ, encoded by the coding sequence GTGAGTCACATCGACTTTCTTATCCAGCTTTGCAACAATTGTGATCTGGGTATAACAAGCCCAAGACCCCCTATTGCCGATCTTGGAAAATTTTACGAAAGCGAAGCATACATATCTCATTCCAATACGAACAAAGGAATTATTTCGAAACTGTACCACCTGGTTCGCGAGGTGGCCGTTAAACAAAAATGCCGTCTGGTCGAAAAATACAGTCCACACGGTAAACTTTTGGATATAGGCTGTGGAACCGGGCAATTTCTTTCTGCATGTAAAGACCGTGGGTGGCAGGTCATGGGGCTTGAACCTAATGAAAAGGCACGAGCATATGCGAAAGAGGTGCTACGAGTTCCCGTGGAAGATATCTCTGAACTCCCTAAGCTACCTATCGGAGATTTTCAGGCCATTACCATGTGGCACGTATTGGAACACATTCCGGATTTAAACCATCACCTGGATACCATTCATACCCTTCTTGCCGATGATGGAACATTGTTCATTGCCGTACCAAACAAAAATGCAGCCGACGCAAAGTATTATGGCTCTCATTGGGCTGCATATGATGTACCCAGACATCTTTGGCACTTTTCTCCCCATGCCATGAATTTGCTACTTAATAAACATGGCTTTGCCCTCAGTCATATTCTTCCCATGTTGTTTGATTCATATTATGTAAGCCTGTTGAGTGAGAAATACAAGGGCAGTTCTCAGCTCACCCAATTGATCACCGGTTTTTTGAACGGCTGGCGCTCAAACCGACATGGAAAAAAGGATGGGAACTATTCCAGTCTCATTTACATCGCCAAAAAATTAAAACAATAG
- a CDS encoding ATP-binding protein: MILEQEHKVNRKINFESKPENLTLVENLIDEICKTQDVTEDNYGNILIALTEAVNNAILHGNKCNPTKLVNVNIETSQGAMSVTVEDEGEGFDFNSVPDPTAPENLEKPTGRGIFLMRNLADEVEFSADGRRVELTFRLAGN, encoded by the coding sequence ATGATTTTAGAACAGGAGCACAAAGTGAACAGGAAGATTAATTTTGAATCAAAACCAGAAAACCTGACGCTGGTAGAAAACCTGATTGACGAGATTTGCAAGACGCAGGACGTTACTGAAGACAATTACGGTAACATCCTGATCGCACTTACAGAAGCTGTCAACAACGCCATCCTCCACGGGAACAAATGCAATCCAACCAAACTGGTTAACGTCAATATAGAAACCAGCCAGGGAGCCATGTCCGTTACAGTGGAAGATGAGGGTGAAGGTTTTGACTTCAATAGTGTACCTGATCCAACTGCACCGGAGAATTTGGAGAAACCCACCGGCCGTGGCATATTTCTTATGCGCAATTTGGCTGATGAGGTTGAGTTTTCTGCAGATGGACGTAGGGTGGAACTTACCTTCCGCCTTGCAGGCAACTAA